The DNA sequence CTGCACCGCTATAGAACGCTTATAGATGATTGGAGTGAATCGCCAGATGATCAATTTCGAGCCTGCCAGCATGTCTATTGGTTGCTTAGCCCTCTGGGCGATATAAATAAACTTAAGAAAAACATGGAAGACTGCCCTGACATGGTTTATTCGGAAAAAATATTTGGTGAAGGGCAACCGCCTCTAATGGCAGGATTTATGGAGCTAACTTATGGTGCAGGGCAAGAGAATTCTGAGTACGCTCCAATTAAAAAGGTAAGGGCTCAGTATCCACAGTCTGCATTGAGTAGGGGTGAGGAGGGGTATGTAGTACTGAGGTTTACTATTGATCGCCAAGGACTAACCAAGGATTTTGAAGTGGTTGAGGCAAAATCATTCAAGCAAAGTAAAAAGGAGCCAAACTGGATAACGGAGTTTGAAGAAAATGGATTCCGTTATATTGGTCGTACAGGTAGAGACTCAAAAATATTTAATAAAGCGGCCATAAGCGCGGCAAAACAGATGCGATACATCCCTCGATATGTGAATGGAGAGCCGGTAGAAGTCCCAGGTGTGCTTCATAAATTTACGTTTACCATGAGCAGAGACTAATTAATTATGCTAGATGCACCAGCAGAGTTGGTGCATCAAGCATTTCTTAATTCTCAGGCACCACCCTGGTTTTCCCTTCATCATTAATAGCAACAAAAATAAACTCGCCTTCCGTCACTTTAAACGGCTGATCCGATTCCTGCTCGGTGCACCAGACATCCACCAGAAAACGCATAGAGGTGCGACCCACTTCTTCCAGCTCTGTATAACAGCTGACAGTTGAGCCCACCGGTACCGGTTTCAGGAAGGCCATATTACTTATGGCGACTGTCGCCACACGCCCTTTGGCAATGCGGCGAGCATGAATGCTGGCGGCAAGGTCCATTTGTGACAGTACCCAGCCACCAAAAATATCGCCGTTAGGGTTTGTGTCAGCGGGCATGGCAATGGTTTGCAAGCTCAGTACGCCGGTAGGCGTTGGATCTGTATTTCGGTTGCTCATAGATAATATCCAATAGCTAGATTATTAATGCCCCAAGAGCTGGTCGGGCAGCCAAGTGGCCATTTCTGGCCAGAGCGCCAACATGCCAAGCAAAAGCAATTGAACTATGACAAAGGGTATCACGCCTTTGTAGATGTCGCCGGTTTTCACCGTAGCCGGAGCTACACCTCGCAGGTAAAACAACGCGAAGCCAAATGGTGGAGTCAGGAATGACGTTTGTAAATTGATCGCGATCATGATTCCGAGCCATACCGGGTCAAGACCCATGGCGAGTAGTACCGGCGCGACAATCGGCACCACCACAAAAGTGATTTCGATAAAGTCGAGAATAAACCCGAGCAGAAAGATGATCACCATCACCAGCAGAGTGGCGGCAAAGACTCCGCCGGGCAGGTTCTCAAAAATCTCCGCGACCATTTCCTCACCGCCAAAGCCGCGAAAGACCAATGAAAAGATGGCGGCGCCAATCAGGATCAAAAACACCATGGCGGTGGTATCGGTGGTGTTTCGCATCACTTCGCGCAGTCGGGTCAGGTTGAGCTGACGTCGTAACAGGGCCAGTACGGT is a window from the Porticoccaceae bacterium LTM1 genome containing:
- a CDS encoding acyl-CoA thioesterase; amino-acid sequence: MSNRNTDPTPTGVLSLQTIAMPADTNPNGDIFGGWVLSQMDLAASIHARRIAKGRVATVAISNMAFLKPVPVGSTVSCYTELEEVGRTSMRFLVDVWCTEQESDQPFKVTEGEFIFVAINDEGKTRVVPEN